The Gloeomargarita lithophora Alchichica-D10 genomic sequence TTGTGGTTGTACCCAACGGAATACTTCATTTTGGGTCAATAAATCAAACCCCAAATCCCGTTTTTGGCCTTGACTGCCAATATCCCAGTCAAAGTTGTAATCCCCCACCGCAATAATCGGCAAATTTTGACTCTGCGCCCATTCATTGAACAGTTGCGCCTGCTGATGACGGCGACCGGCGTTTTTTTCATCCCCCCGATAAAAATGATTAACCACAAACAAAAACCGTTGTCCCGTCAGCCGAAACCGAAACTCCGCTACCAACGGCGAACGCAGGGAACCTTTTGGGTTAATCTGCTCCAATTCCTCATGGCGCAAATAGGTCAAACGACGGGCATTATACACGATGCCCAAACGGTCTTTCCCCCCCGAACGACCCAACAACCAGCGGTAATCCGACCCCCACCCGGAACGCATGGCCTGACGGAACTTTTCCATCCAGTCGTTGCTCTCCACCTCGGAAAATCCCCAAATGTCAACTTGGTTGCGGTGGGGTGCAATATGCTTCTCGGCAATCACCTGGGGGTCGGCACTCCCCGATTCCACATTGAATGCCGCCACCGTCAGCCGCGAAGAGGGTTCCCCTGGGCTACAGGCGGCGAGTAGCAGGGTGATCCCCAAAAATTTCATCCACCAGCGAGCCACGGATTTACCCCTTCAGTCGTTCCCCGCCTCCATCATAAGGCTCAGGGCAACCACCGGGGTTGACGACCCCACAACCCCAAATCCTCCGGCAGTTGGGCAATCGGATTTGCCCCCAGGGGAAACCGCCACAAATGCCCATTCACCTCCAATAATAAATCCCGCCCATCGGGAGCCAAGGCCATCTGGGGCGGCGCCGGTTCC encodes the following:
- a CDS encoding endonuclease/exonuclease/phosphatase family protein, translated to MARWWMKFLGITLLLAACSPGEPSSRLTVAAFNVESGSADPQVIAEKHIAPHRNQVDIWGFSEVESNDWMEKFRQAMRSGWGSDYRWLLGRSGGKDRLGIVYNARRLTYLRHEELEQINPKGSLRSPLVAEFRFRLTGQRFLFVVNHFYRGDEKNAGRRHQQAQLFNEWAQSQNLPIIAVGDYNFDWDIGSQGQKRDLGFDLLTQNEVFRWVQPQQLVSTQCNPEFNSVLDFIFVGGEAKNWPAASDILQPEPEYCSPANRKTHSDHRPIRAVFELVVGQP